In the Cololabis saira isolate AMF1-May2022 chromosome 7, fColSai1.1, whole genome shotgun sequence genome, one interval contains:
- the ganabb gene encoding neutral alpha-glucosidase AB isoform X3 encodes MAPFSERMAPFLVLWLAMCLSGTWAVDRGNFKTCDQSAFCKRQRALKPGESPYRALLETLELTNTRLTLQLINDNNKVRLLLELYRLQGNITRVKINELKPLKPRYEVPDVLIREPPTEPMSVLSQDENGVVLSLGAESQRVIVSAQPFRLDIMEGRDVLMSLNSRGLLAFEHLRMRKDTQADQDAENKEEAEPANQAETKKEEEEKVEEGMWEETFKSHSDSKPNGPSAISLDFSLPGVEHVYGIPEHADTLKLKTTDNGDPYRLYNLDVFQYELYNPMALYGAVPVMLAHNAHRTTGIFWLNAAETWVDISSNTAGKTVFGKMLDYVQGSSETPQTDVRWISESGIIDVFIMLGPTPKDVFSQYASLTGTQAFPPLSSLAYHQCRWNYNDQEDVRSVDAGFDEHDIPYDFIWLDIEHTDGKRYFTWDPHKFATPKEMLQGLLDKKRKMVAIVDPHIKVDSNYKIHNEIRSRGYYIKNKDSGDYEGWCWPGSAGYPDFTRADMRTWWASMFAYDQYEGSMENLYTWNDMNEPSVFNGPEVTMHKDAMHGAWEHRDVHNLYGLYVQMATAEGLIQRSGGVERPFVLTRAFFAGSQRYGAVWTGDNAAEWDHLKISIPMCLSLGLVGISFCGADVGGFFKSPSSELLVRWYQTGAYQPFFRAHAHLDTPRREPWLFGPENTALIREAVRQRYTFLPYWYQQFNHAYHTGEPVMRPLWVEYPQDPATFALDDEFLIGRDLLVHPVTEEGARGVTAYLPGKDEVWFDIHTYQKHNGAQNLYIPVTMSSIPVFQRGGSIIPRKMRVRRSSTCMEHDPYTLYVALNTRGTAEGELYIDDGHTFNYEKKEFIRRRLSFANNVLSSTNLAVDAQFTTNSWIERVIILGARKPSKVTLKTTDGQDTHVEFDFDASMSVVTLRKPGMNVGADWTVMLK; translated from the exons ATGGCGCCCTTCTCGGAGAG GATGGCGCCGTTCTTGGTGCTGTGGCTGGCCATGTGCCTCAGTGGGACGTGGGCTGTGGACAGAGGCAACTTTAAGACCTGTGACCAGAGTGCTTTCTGCAA GCGTCAGCGAGCCCTAAAGCCCGGCGAGTCCCCTTATCGGGCCCTGCTGGAGACCTTGGAGCTGACAAACACCAGACTCACCCTGCAGCTCATCAATGACAACAACAAG GTGCGTCTGCTTCTTGAGCTCTACCGTCTCCAGGGAAACATAACCAGGGTGAAAATTAATGAGCTGAAGCCGCTGAAACCTCGCTATGAGGTCCCAGATGTGCTCATCAGGGAACCGCCTACAGAGCC CATGTCTGTCTTGTCCCAAGATGAGAATGGGGTCGTCCTATCATTAGGGGCAGAGTCTCAGAGGGTAATTGTCAGCGCCCAGCCTTTCCGCCTTGACATCATGGAGGGACGTGACGTGCTGATGTCGCTGAACTCGCGTGGCCTTCTGGCCTTTGAGCACCTGAGGATGCGCAAGGACAC TCAGGCGGACCAAGATGCTGAGAACAAAGAGGAGGCTGAGCCAGCGAATCAGGCTGAG acaaaaaaagaagaggaagagaaagTAGAAGAGGGGATGTGGGAAGAAACATTTAAATCTCACTCAGACAGCAAACCGAATG GTCCATCTGCTATTAGCTTAGACTTTTCATTACCGGGGGTGGAACATGTCTATGGCATCCCAGAACATGCCGATACCCTAAAACTCAAAACAACTGA TAATGGTGATCCATATCGGCTCTATAACCTGGACGTCTTTCAATATGAGTTGTATAATCCAATGGCCTTGTATGGGGCTGTCCCAGTTATGTTGGCGCACAACGCCCACCGGACTACAGGTATCTTCTGGCTCAATGCTGCAGAAACCTGGGTAGATATAAGCTCCAACACAGCTGGAAAG ACTGTGTTTGGGAAGATGCTGGATTATGTTCAAGGCTCTAGTGAGACACCACAGACGGATGTCCGTTGGATCTCCGAAAGTGGCATAATTGATGTCTTTATTATGCTGGGGCCAACTCCCAAAGATGTTTTCTCTCAGTATGCCTCTCTAACAG GCACCCAGGCATTCCCTCCTTTGTCTTCCCTGGCTTATCACCAGTGCCGCTGGAATTACAATGACCAGGAAGATGTGCGCTCTGTGGATGCAGGCTTCGATGAGCATGACATCCCCTATGACTTCATCTGGTTGGATATCGAGCATACAGATGGGAAACGCTATTTTACTTGGGATCCACACAAGTTTGCAACACCGAAGGAAATGCTGCAGGGTCTCCTGGACAAGAAACGTAAG ATGGTAGCCATTGTCGACCCTCACATCAAAGTAGACAGCAACTATAAGATCCATAATGAAATTCGTTCTCGGGGTTACTATATCAAGAACAAAGATAGTGGAGACTACGAGGGCTGGTGCTGGCCTG GTAGTGCCGGTTATCCAGACTTCACCCGAGCTGACATGAGGACCTGGTGGGCCAGCATGTTTGCCTATGATCAGTATGAG GGCTCCATGGAGAACTTGTATACATGGAATGACATGAATGAACCATCAGTCTTCAATGGGCCAGAGGTCACCATGCACAAGGATGCAATGCATGGAGCCTGGGAGCACCGCGATGTACACAACCTGTACGGGCTTTATGTG CAAATGGCCACAGCAGAGGGTTTGATCCAGAGGTCAGGAGGAGTTGAGCGGCCGTTTGTCCTAACCAGGGCtttctttgcagggtcacagcgCTATG GTGCTGTGTGGACCGGAGATAATGCTGCTGAGTGGGACCATTTGAAGATCTCTATCCCCATGTGTTTGAGTCTGGGGCTAGTTGGAATCTCCTTCTGTGGTG CTGATGTTGGAGGCTTCTTCAAATCACCGAGCTCTGAGCTGCTGGTGCGTTGGTACCAGACCGGGGCTTACCAGCCATTCTTTAGGGCCCATGCCCATCTGGACACACCCCGGCGTGAGCCATGGCTGTTTGGTCCAGAAAACACAGCTCTGATTCGTGAAGCTGTGCGTCAGCGCTACACCTTCTTGCCCTACTGGTACCAGCAGTTCAACCACGCTTATCACACCGGAGAGCCTGTCATGAG ACCGCTGTGGGTGGAGTATCCTCAGGATCCTGCTACTTTTGCTCTGGATGATGAATTCTTGATTG GACGAGACCTGTTGGTGCACCCAGTTACTGAAGAGGGAGCTAGGGGAGTCACGGCTTACCTGCCTGGGAAAGACGAG GTCTGGTTTGACATCCACACCTATCAGAAACACAACGGCGCCCAGAACCTTTACATCCCTGTCACCATGAGCTCT ATCCCTGTGTTCCAGCGTGGTGGGTCCATCATCCCCAGAAAGATGCGAGTCCGCAGGTCTTCCACATGCATGGAGCACGACCCCTACACTCTCTATGTGGCTCTTAACACCCGG ggaACTGCAGAAGGTGAGCTGTACATAGATGATGGCCACACCTTTAACTATGAAAAGAAGGAATTTATCCGTAGGAGGCTGTCCTTCGCAAACAACGTCCTATCCTCTAC TAACCTTGCTGTTGATGCCCAGTTTACTACCAACTCCTGGATTGAACGTGTTATCATACTGGGAGCCAGAAAACCCAGCAAGGTTACCCTTAAGACTACTG atggtCAGGATACCCATGTAGAGTTCGATTTTGATGCCTCGATGTCTGTCGTAACACTTCGTAAGCCTGGCATGAATGTTGGGGCAGACTGGACCGTGATGCTTAAGTAA
- the ganabb gene encoding neutral alpha-glucosidase AB isoform X2: MAPFLVLWLAMCLSGTWAVDRGNFKTCDQSAFCKRQRALKPGESPYRALLETLELTNTRLTLQLINDNNKVRLLLELYRLQGNITRVKINELKPLKPRYEVPDVLIREPPTEPMSVLSQDENGVVLSLGAESQRVIVSAQPFRLDIMEGRDVLMSLNSRGLLAFEHLRMRKDTFSYKVTSTVASVWDNIKRVFSSQADQDAENKEEAEPANQAETKKEEEEKVEEGMWEETFKSHSDSKPNGPSAISLDFSLPGVEHVYGIPEHADTLKLKTTDNGDPYRLYNLDVFQYELYNPMALYGAVPVMLAHNAHRTTGIFWLNAAETWVDISSNTAGKTVFGKMLDYVQGSSETPQTDVRWISESGIIDVFIMLGPTPKDVFSQYASLTGTQAFPPLSSLAYHQCRWNYNDQEDVRSVDAGFDEHDIPYDFIWLDIEHTDGKRYFTWDPHKFATPKEMLQGLLDKKRKMVAIVDPHIKVDSNYKIHNEIRSRGYYIKNKDSGDYEGWCWPGSAGYPDFTRADMRTWWASMFAYDQYEGSMENLYTWNDMNEPSVFNGPEVTMHKDAMHGAWEHRDVHNLYGLYVQMATAEGLIQRSGGVERPFVLTRAFFAGSQRYGAVWTGDNAAEWDHLKISIPMCLSLGLVGISFCGADVGGFFKSPSSELLVRWYQTGAYQPFFRAHAHLDTPRREPWLFGPENTALIREAVRQRYTFLPYWYQQFNHAYHTGEPVMRPLWVEYPQDPATFALDDEFLIGRDLLVHPVTEEGARGVTAYLPGKDEVWFDIHTYQKHNGAQNLYIPVTMSSIPVFQRGGSIIPRKMRVRRSSTCMEHDPYTLYVALNTRGTAEGELYIDDGHTFNYEKKEFIRRRLSFANNVLSSTNLAVDAQFTTNSWIERVIILGARKPSKVTLKTTDGQDTHVEFDFDASMSVVTLRKPGMNVGADWTVMLK; this comes from the exons ATGGCGCCGTTCTTGGTGCTGTGGCTGGCCATGTGCCTCAGTGGGACGTGGGCTGTGGACAGAGGCAACTTTAAGACCTGTGACCAGAGTGCTTTCTGCAA GCGTCAGCGAGCCCTAAAGCCCGGCGAGTCCCCTTATCGGGCCCTGCTGGAGACCTTGGAGCTGACAAACACCAGACTCACCCTGCAGCTCATCAATGACAACAACAAG GTGCGTCTGCTTCTTGAGCTCTACCGTCTCCAGGGAAACATAACCAGGGTGAAAATTAATGAGCTGAAGCCGCTGAAACCTCGCTATGAGGTCCCAGATGTGCTCATCAGGGAACCGCCTACAGAGCC CATGTCTGTCTTGTCCCAAGATGAGAATGGGGTCGTCCTATCATTAGGGGCAGAGTCTCAGAGGGTAATTGTCAGCGCCCAGCCTTTCCGCCTTGACATCATGGAGGGACGTGACGTGCTGATGTCGCTGAACTCGCGTGGCCTTCTGGCCTTTGAGCACCTGAGGATGCGCAAGGACAC TTTCTCCTATAAAGTAACTAGCACAGTGGCTAGCGTGTGGGATAATATCAAGAGGGTATTCTCTAG TCAGGCGGACCAAGATGCTGAGAACAAAGAGGAGGCTGAGCCAGCGAATCAGGCTGAG acaaaaaaagaagaggaagagaaagTAGAAGAGGGGATGTGGGAAGAAACATTTAAATCTCACTCAGACAGCAAACCGAATG GTCCATCTGCTATTAGCTTAGACTTTTCATTACCGGGGGTGGAACATGTCTATGGCATCCCAGAACATGCCGATACCCTAAAACTCAAAACAACTGA TAATGGTGATCCATATCGGCTCTATAACCTGGACGTCTTTCAATATGAGTTGTATAATCCAATGGCCTTGTATGGGGCTGTCCCAGTTATGTTGGCGCACAACGCCCACCGGACTACAGGTATCTTCTGGCTCAATGCTGCAGAAACCTGGGTAGATATAAGCTCCAACACAGCTGGAAAG ACTGTGTTTGGGAAGATGCTGGATTATGTTCAAGGCTCTAGTGAGACACCACAGACGGATGTCCGTTGGATCTCCGAAAGTGGCATAATTGATGTCTTTATTATGCTGGGGCCAACTCCCAAAGATGTTTTCTCTCAGTATGCCTCTCTAACAG GCACCCAGGCATTCCCTCCTTTGTCTTCCCTGGCTTATCACCAGTGCCGCTGGAATTACAATGACCAGGAAGATGTGCGCTCTGTGGATGCAGGCTTCGATGAGCATGACATCCCCTATGACTTCATCTGGTTGGATATCGAGCATACAGATGGGAAACGCTATTTTACTTGGGATCCACACAAGTTTGCAACACCGAAGGAAATGCTGCAGGGTCTCCTGGACAAGAAACGTAAG ATGGTAGCCATTGTCGACCCTCACATCAAAGTAGACAGCAACTATAAGATCCATAATGAAATTCGTTCTCGGGGTTACTATATCAAGAACAAAGATAGTGGAGACTACGAGGGCTGGTGCTGGCCTG GTAGTGCCGGTTATCCAGACTTCACCCGAGCTGACATGAGGACCTGGTGGGCCAGCATGTTTGCCTATGATCAGTATGAG GGCTCCATGGAGAACTTGTATACATGGAATGACATGAATGAACCATCAGTCTTCAATGGGCCAGAGGTCACCATGCACAAGGATGCAATGCATGGAGCCTGGGAGCACCGCGATGTACACAACCTGTACGGGCTTTATGTG CAAATGGCCACAGCAGAGGGTTTGATCCAGAGGTCAGGAGGAGTTGAGCGGCCGTTTGTCCTAACCAGGGCtttctttgcagggtcacagcgCTATG GTGCTGTGTGGACCGGAGATAATGCTGCTGAGTGGGACCATTTGAAGATCTCTATCCCCATGTGTTTGAGTCTGGGGCTAGTTGGAATCTCCTTCTGTGGTG CTGATGTTGGAGGCTTCTTCAAATCACCGAGCTCTGAGCTGCTGGTGCGTTGGTACCAGACCGGGGCTTACCAGCCATTCTTTAGGGCCCATGCCCATCTGGACACACCCCGGCGTGAGCCATGGCTGTTTGGTCCAGAAAACACAGCTCTGATTCGTGAAGCTGTGCGTCAGCGCTACACCTTCTTGCCCTACTGGTACCAGCAGTTCAACCACGCTTATCACACCGGAGAGCCTGTCATGAG ACCGCTGTGGGTGGAGTATCCTCAGGATCCTGCTACTTTTGCTCTGGATGATGAATTCTTGATTG GACGAGACCTGTTGGTGCACCCAGTTACTGAAGAGGGAGCTAGGGGAGTCACGGCTTACCTGCCTGGGAAAGACGAG GTCTGGTTTGACATCCACACCTATCAGAAACACAACGGCGCCCAGAACCTTTACATCCCTGTCACCATGAGCTCT ATCCCTGTGTTCCAGCGTGGTGGGTCCATCATCCCCAGAAAGATGCGAGTCCGCAGGTCTTCCACATGCATGGAGCACGACCCCTACACTCTCTATGTGGCTCTTAACACCCGG ggaACTGCAGAAGGTGAGCTGTACATAGATGATGGCCACACCTTTAACTATGAAAAGAAGGAATTTATCCGTAGGAGGCTGTCCTTCGCAAACAACGTCCTATCCTCTAC TAACCTTGCTGTTGATGCCCAGTTTACTACCAACTCCTGGATTGAACGTGTTATCATACTGGGAGCCAGAAAACCCAGCAAGGTTACCCTTAAGACTACTG atggtCAGGATACCCATGTAGAGTTCGATTTTGATGCCTCGATGTCTGTCGTAACACTTCGTAAGCCTGGCATGAATGTTGGGGCAGACTGGACCGTGATGCTTAAGTAA
- the ganabb gene encoding neutral alpha-glucosidase AB isoform X1, which translates to MAPFSERMAPFLVLWLAMCLSGTWAVDRGNFKTCDQSAFCKRQRALKPGESPYRALLETLELTNTRLTLQLINDNNKVRLLLELYRLQGNITRVKINELKPLKPRYEVPDVLIREPPTEPMSVLSQDENGVVLSLGAESQRVIVSAQPFRLDIMEGRDVLMSLNSRGLLAFEHLRMRKDTFSYKVTSTVASVWDNIKRVFSSQADQDAENKEEAEPANQAETKKEEEEKVEEGMWEETFKSHSDSKPNGPSAISLDFSLPGVEHVYGIPEHADTLKLKTTDNGDPYRLYNLDVFQYELYNPMALYGAVPVMLAHNAHRTTGIFWLNAAETWVDISSNTAGKTVFGKMLDYVQGSSETPQTDVRWISESGIIDVFIMLGPTPKDVFSQYASLTGTQAFPPLSSLAYHQCRWNYNDQEDVRSVDAGFDEHDIPYDFIWLDIEHTDGKRYFTWDPHKFATPKEMLQGLLDKKRKMVAIVDPHIKVDSNYKIHNEIRSRGYYIKNKDSGDYEGWCWPGSAGYPDFTRADMRTWWASMFAYDQYEGSMENLYTWNDMNEPSVFNGPEVTMHKDAMHGAWEHRDVHNLYGLYVQMATAEGLIQRSGGVERPFVLTRAFFAGSQRYGAVWTGDNAAEWDHLKISIPMCLSLGLVGISFCGADVGGFFKSPSSELLVRWYQTGAYQPFFRAHAHLDTPRREPWLFGPENTALIREAVRQRYTFLPYWYQQFNHAYHTGEPVMRPLWVEYPQDPATFALDDEFLIGRDLLVHPVTEEGARGVTAYLPGKDEVWFDIHTYQKHNGAQNLYIPVTMSSIPVFQRGGSIIPRKMRVRRSSTCMEHDPYTLYVALNTRGTAEGELYIDDGHTFNYEKKEFIRRRLSFANNVLSSTNLAVDAQFTTNSWIERVIILGARKPSKVTLKTTDGQDTHVEFDFDASMSVVTLRKPGMNVGADWTVMLK; encoded by the exons ATGGCGCCCTTCTCGGAGAG GATGGCGCCGTTCTTGGTGCTGTGGCTGGCCATGTGCCTCAGTGGGACGTGGGCTGTGGACAGAGGCAACTTTAAGACCTGTGACCAGAGTGCTTTCTGCAA GCGTCAGCGAGCCCTAAAGCCCGGCGAGTCCCCTTATCGGGCCCTGCTGGAGACCTTGGAGCTGACAAACACCAGACTCACCCTGCAGCTCATCAATGACAACAACAAG GTGCGTCTGCTTCTTGAGCTCTACCGTCTCCAGGGAAACATAACCAGGGTGAAAATTAATGAGCTGAAGCCGCTGAAACCTCGCTATGAGGTCCCAGATGTGCTCATCAGGGAACCGCCTACAGAGCC CATGTCTGTCTTGTCCCAAGATGAGAATGGGGTCGTCCTATCATTAGGGGCAGAGTCTCAGAGGGTAATTGTCAGCGCCCAGCCTTTCCGCCTTGACATCATGGAGGGACGTGACGTGCTGATGTCGCTGAACTCGCGTGGCCTTCTGGCCTTTGAGCACCTGAGGATGCGCAAGGACAC TTTCTCCTATAAAGTAACTAGCACAGTGGCTAGCGTGTGGGATAATATCAAGAGGGTATTCTCTAG TCAGGCGGACCAAGATGCTGAGAACAAAGAGGAGGCTGAGCCAGCGAATCAGGCTGAG acaaaaaaagaagaggaagagaaagTAGAAGAGGGGATGTGGGAAGAAACATTTAAATCTCACTCAGACAGCAAACCGAATG GTCCATCTGCTATTAGCTTAGACTTTTCATTACCGGGGGTGGAACATGTCTATGGCATCCCAGAACATGCCGATACCCTAAAACTCAAAACAACTGA TAATGGTGATCCATATCGGCTCTATAACCTGGACGTCTTTCAATATGAGTTGTATAATCCAATGGCCTTGTATGGGGCTGTCCCAGTTATGTTGGCGCACAACGCCCACCGGACTACAGGTATCTTCTGGCTCAATGCTGCAGAAACCTGGGTAGATATAAGCTCCAACACAGCTGGAAAG ACTGTGTTTGGGAAGATGCTGGATTATGTTCAAGGCTCTAGTGAGACACCACAGACGGATGTCCGTTGGATCTCCGAAAGTGGCATAATTGATGTCTTTATTATGCTGGGGCCAACTCCCAAAGATGTTTTCTCTCAGTATGCCTCTCTAACAG GCACCCAGGCATTCCCTCCTTTGTCTTCCCTGGCTTATCACCAGTGCCGCTGGAATTACAATGACCAGGAAGATGTGCGCTCTGTGGATGCAGGCTTCGATGAGCATGACATCCCCTATGACTTCATCTGGTTGGATATCGAGCATACAGATGGGAAACGCTATTTTACTTGGGATCCACACAAGTTTGCAACACCGAAGGAAATGCTGCAGGGTCTCCTGGACAAGAAACGTAAG ATGGTAGCCATTGTCGACCCTCACATCAAAGTAGACAGCAACTATAAGATCCATAATGAAATTCGTTCTCGGGGTTACTATATCAAGAACAAAGATAGTGGAGACTACGAGGGCTGGTGCTGGCCTG GTAGTGCCGGTTATCCAGACTTCACCCGAGCTGACATGAGGACCTGGTGGGCCAGCATGTTTGCCTATGATCAGTATGAG GGCTCCATGGAGAACTTGTATACATGGAATGACATGAATGAACCATCAGTCTTCAATGGGCCAGAGGTCACCATGCACAAGGATGCAATGCATGGAGCCTGGGAGCACCGCGATGTACACAACCTGTACGGGCTTTATGTG CAAATGGCCACAGCAGAGGGTTTGATCCAGAGGTCAGGAGGAGTTGAGCGGCCGTTTGTCCTAACCAGGGCtttctttgcagggtcacagcgCTATG GTGCTGTGTGGACCGGAGATAATGCTGCTGAGTGGGACCATTTGAAGATCTCTATCCCCATGTGTTTGAGTCTGGGGCTAGTTGGAATCTCCTTCTGTGGTG CTGATGTTGGAGGCTTCTTCAAATCACCGAGCTCTGAGCTGCTGGTGCGTTGGTACCAGACCGGGGCTTACCAGCCATTCTTTAGGGCCCATGCCCATCTGGACACACCCCGGCGTGAGCCATGGCTGTTTGGTCCAGAAAACACAGCTCTGATTCGTGAAGCTGTGCGTCAGCGCTACACCTTCTTGCCCTACTGGTACCAGCAGTTCAACCACGCTTATCACACCGGAGAGCCTGTCATGAG ACCGCTGTGGGTGGAGTATCCTCAGGATCCTGCTACTTTTGCTCTGGATGATGAATTCTTGATTG GACGAGACCTGTTGGTGCACCCAGTTACTGAAGAGGGAGCTAGGGGAGTCACGGCTTACCTGCCTGGGAAAGACGAG GTCTGGTTTGACATCCACACCTATCAGAAACACAACGGCGCCCAGAACCTTTACATCCCTGTCACCATGAGCTCT ATCCCTGTGTTCCAGCGTGGTGGGTCCATCATCCCCAGAAAGATGCGAGTCCGCAGGTCTTCCACATGCATGGAGCACGACCCCTACACTCTCTATGTGGCTCTTAACACCCGG ggaACTGCAGAAGGTGAGCTGTACATAGATGATGGCCACACCTTTAACTATGAAAAGAAGGAATTTATCCGTAGGAGGCTGTCCTTCGCAAACAACGTCCTATCCTCTAC TAACCTTGCTGTTGATGCCCAGTTTACTACCAACTCCTGGATTGAACGTGTTATCATACTGGGAGCCAGAAAACCCAGCAAGGTTACCCTTAAGACTACTG atggtCAGGATACCCATGTAGAGTTCGATTTTGATGCCTCGATGTCTGTCGTAACACTTCGTAAGCCTGGCATGAATGTTGGGGCAGACTGGACCGTGATGCTTAAGTAA